A stretch of the Dichotomicrobium thermohalophilum genome encodes the following:
- a CDS encoding beta strand repeat-containing protein, with amino-acid sequence MRNAKLMTGVALAALIVGAPAAFAQDNVTVGEINQNVSNDQFVSQPSEGEVDVNNLNGTSTSASSSVTGASAAVAGSFVNNVTNLTFDGDITQRSSNTRVDPDNFGEGKVGSEPANGVVLNEADASVGNLNGTASSASVSATSSINAVSVSFVNGGGSVAGDADITQRASADSFNASGTKNNASINGADIDITGVAASVSDSALGAGSVVTVTGIGKNTSTSLGNVVFGDIDQRSTVDNQRVTNKSNSMDLGTVSGTAASASVSSTGAQNAISVTRIGGTKNTSTVTDIDNVKQVASQEGRDTKVQIGTITGDNVSGTGASVSASATGAINVLSVTGVNAGNDTTISLATDGDDSITQNASNGVNRNTPTETFNETSINVGNVSGKGASASTSATGAASVVSVSKINGGATTATTGNISQTASSSGVVTNTSSVTAGNLTATGTSASISATGASAAVSVSTIQ; translated from the coding sequence ATGAGAAATGCAAAACTGATGACGGGCGTCGCGTTGGCGGCGCTGATTGTGGGAGCGCCGGCGGCGTTCGCGCAGGACAACGTGACGGTTGGCGAAATCAACCAGAACGTCTCGAACGACCAGTTCGTCTCGCAACCAAGCGAAGGCGAAGTCGACGTCAACAACCTTAACGGCACTTCTACGTCCGCGAGTTCATCCGTGACCGGCGCTTCGGCCGCAGTTGCAGGGTCGTTCGTCAACAATGTCACGAACTTGACTTTCGACGGGGACATCACTCAGAGATCTTCCAACACGCGCGTCGACCCGGACAACTTCGGCGAGGGCAAGGTTGGGTCCGAGCCTGCAAACGGCGTCGTCTTAAACGAGGCTGACGCGAGTGTCGGGAACCTCAATGGTACAGCCTCGTCGGCATCTGTCTCGGCGACCTCTTCGATCAACGCCGTGTCGGTCAGCTTCGTGAACGGTGGCGGCAGCGTGGCGGGGGACGCGGACATCACGCAAAGAGCGTCCGCTGACTCCTTCAACGCTTCGGGGACCAAAAACAACGCAAGCATCAACGGTGCTGATATTGATATAACCGGGGTTGCCGCGTCCGTTTCCGACTCGGCCCTCGGTGCCGGGTCCGTTGTCACCGTCACCGGCATTGGCAAGAACACCAGTACATCCTTAGGTAACGTGGTTTTCGGCGATATCGATCAGAGGTCAACCGTCGACAATCAAAGAGTCACAAACAAATCCAACAGCATGGACCTCGGCACGGTGTCAGGCACGGCCGCTTCGGCGTCAGTGTCGTCGACCGGCGCTCAAAATGCCATCTCCGTGACGCGGATCGGTGGTACGAAAAATACCTCGACGGTGACCGATATCGATAACGTGAAGCAGGTCGCCAGCCAGGAAGGCCGGGACACGAAGGTACAGATTGGCACTATCACTGGCGACAACGTCAGTGGTACTGGCGCATCGGTTTCGGCCAGCGCCACCGGCGCGATCAACGTCTTGAGTGTCACCGGCGTCAATGCAGGCAACGACACGACGATCAGCCTTGCTACTGATGGCGACGATTCGATCACGCAGAATGCCTCTAATGGCGTGAACCGGAACACCCCAACCGAGACGTTCAATGAGACCAGTATCAATGTTGGGAATGTTTCGGGTAAAGGGGCCTCTGCGTCGACGAGTGCGACGGGCGCTGCGTCGGTTGTTTCCGTGTCGAAAATCAATGGCGGCGCGACGACCGCGACCACTGGCAACATCTCGCAAACGGCTTCAAGCAGTGGCGTAGTCACGAATACTAGCAGCGTTACCGCCGGCAACCTGACTGCAACCGGCACCAGCGCGTCGATCTCTGCCACAGGCGCTTCCGCTGCTGTGTCTGTATCGACGATCCAGTAA
- a CDS encoding aconitase X swivel domain-containing protein, with protein sequence MTVLKCHPGIGSRIEGYALVSSDNFSARYDLDRQQGVFSRPEHRLAGESYVGRILVMNTAKGGVASAWMLHEMKARGMAPAAILFNRANTILAQGAALAGLTMCDRFEDGDITQLIQNGDYLIVEPDEGRVTVAR encoded by the coding sequence ATGACCGTTCTGAAATGCCACCCGGGCATCGGCAGCCGCATCGAAGGCTATGCGCTCGTTTCAAGCGACAATTTCTCGGCTCGCTACGACCTGGACCGCCAGCAGGGCGTTTTCTCCCGGCCCGAGCACAGGCTGGCCGGGGAAAGTTACGTCGGACGCATTCTGGTGATGAACACGGCCAAGGGCGGCGTGGCCTCCGCCTGGATGCTGCACGAGATGAAGGCGCGGGGCATGGCGCCCGCGGCAATTCTGTTCAACCGGGCCAACACCATTCTCGCCCAGGGCGCGGCGCTCGCCGGCCTGACCATGTGCGACCGCTTCGAGGACGGCGACATTACGCAGCTGATCCAGAATGGCGACTACCTGATCGTGGAACCTGATGAGGGCCGCGTAACGGTCGCCCGGTAG
- a CDS encoding invasion associated locus B family protein, with protein MILGLALVWTFSGAHSAAAQDDNWQTACDDTRCQLFSEIRNEEGTTLARLYMQNLAQDGQDANVVALVNLPLGVYIPSGVAVDVDDDYVFRAQLLECREDEGCRAAFDLTPEILEEMKMGGEMSVAIVDGRSRRAISFNFSLMGFTKAYEEFSAKM; from the coding sequence ATGATTTTAGGCCTCGCCCTGGTTTGGACCTTTTCCGGCGCGCACAGCGCAGCCGCGCAGGACGACAACTGGCAGACCGCCTGCGACGATACCCGTTGCCAGCTCTTCAGCGAGATCAGGAACGAGGAGGGCACGACCCTCGCGCGGCTCTACATGCAAAACCTCGCGCAGGACGGGCAGGATGCGAATGTCGTCGCGCTCGTGAACTTGCCGCTCGGCGTTTACATCCCCTCCGGCGTCGCGGTCGATGTCGATGACGATTACGTTTTCCGCGCCCAGCTTCTCGAATGCCGCGAGGATGAAGGCTGCCGCGCCGCGTTCGACCTCACCCCCGAAATCCTCGAAGAAATGAAGATGGGCGGCGAGATGTCGGTCGCGATCGTCGACGGGCGCAGCCGCCGGGCGATCTCCTTTAACTTTTCGCTCATGGGTTTCACAAAGGCTTACGAAGAATTCTCGGCGAAGATGTAA